In uncultured Cohaesibacter sp., a genomic segment contains:
- a CDS encoding protein meaA, translating to MEAAGVKKAPSGKPKDRPWIFRTYAGHSTARASNALYKMNLAKGQTGLSVAFDLPTQTGYDPDHPLARGEVGKVGVPIANIGDMRELFEQIPLEQMNTSMTINATAAWLLALYIAVADEQGADRTKLAGTTQNDLIKEYLSRGTYVFPPKPSLKLTTDIIGFTYSHMPKFNPMNVCSYHLQEAGATPVQELAYALSTAIAVLDAVKASGVLSEEDFPEAVGRISFFVNAGMRFVTEICKMRAFAELWDEICHERYGVEEEKYRRFRYGVQVNSLGLTEQQPENNVYRILIEMLAVVLSKNARARAVQLPAWNEALGLPRPWDQQWSLRMQQIMAFETDLLEYGDLFDGSSVIDAKVRALKAEAREEMVRIEEMGGAISAIESSYMKQKLVESNARRLEGIESGEQILVGVNKYQESEPSPLSSGEDSGILTVDPAVEEEAIAKIKAWRETRDGLAVEDALTALSEAAKAGANIMEPSIACAKAGVTTGEWAAVLRDVFGEYRAPTGVGKAARTDGDDLTDVREAVNAASKKLGRRLKILVGKPGLDGHSNGAEQIAVRARDAGMEVVYQGIRLTPEQIVNTALEEGVHVVGLSILSGSHLALVGDVMKLMKEAELDDVPVVVGGIIPPADEAQLKGYGVAAVYTPKNFQINEIMKNIAELVA from the coding sequence ATGGAAGCTGCCGGTGTGAAAAAGGCTCCATCCGGCAAGCCAAAGGATCGCCCATGGATCTTTCGCACCTATGCGGGCCATTCCACGGCGCGGGCATCGAATGCGCTTTACAAGATGAACCTGGCCAAGGGGCAGACTGGCCTTTCGGTGGCCTTCGACCTGCCGACCCAGACCGGCTATGATCCGGACCATCCGTTGGCGCGGGGCGAGGTGGGCAAGGTCGGCGTACCGATCGCCAATATTGGCGACATGCGCGAGCTGTTCGAGCAGATCCCGCTTGAACAGATGAACACCTCGATGACGATCAACGCCACGGCGGCCTGGCTGCTGGCACTCTATATTGCGGTGGCCGACGAGCAGGGCGCGGACCGGACCAAGCTGGCCGGGACAACGCAGAATGACCTTATCAAGGAATATCTGTCGCGCGGCACCTATGTGTTCCCGCCCAAGCCGTCGTTGAAGCTGACCACCGATATCATCGGCTTCACCTATAGCCACATGCCGAAGTTCAACCCGATGAATGTCTGCTCCTATCACTTGCAGGAAGCGGGCGCGACACCGGTGCAGGAACTGGCCTATGCGCTGTCGACGGCGATTGCCGTGCTCGATGCGGTCAAGGCGAGCGGCGTGCTGAGCGAGGAGGATTTCCCCGAGGCTGTGGGGCGTATTTCCTTCTTTGTCAACGCGGGCATGCGCTTTGTGACCGAGATCTGCAAGATGCGCGCCTTTGCGGAGTTGTGGGACGAGATCTGTCATGAACGCTATGGGGTGGAGGAGGAGAAATACCGCCGCTTTCGCTATGGGGTTCAGGTCAACTCGCTGGGGCTCACCGAGCAGCAGCCGGAAAACAATGTCTACCGCATTCTGATCGAGATGCTGGCTGTGGTCCTGTCCAAGAATGCCCGCGCTCGAGCGGTCCAGCTGCCCGCCTGGAACGAGGCGCTTGGCTTGCCGCGTCCGTGGGATCAGCAGTGGTCCCTGCGCATGCAGCAGATCATGGCGTTCGAGACCGACCTGTTGGAATATGGCGATCTGTTCGATGGTTCGTCGGTAATCGACGCCAAGGTGCGGGCGCTGAAGGCCGAGGCGCGCGAGGAAATGGTGCGGATCGAGGAAATGGGCGGGGCGATTTCGGCCATTGAATCGAGTTACATGAAACAGAAACTGGTGGAATCCAACGCCAGGCGCCTCGAGGGGATCGAGAGCGGCGAGCAGATCCTTGTCGGCGTCAACAAATATCAGGAAAGCGAGCCATCGCCGCTTTCCTCGGGTGAAGACAGTGGCATCCTGACCGTTGATCCGGCGGTGGAAGAGGAAGCGATTGCCAAGATCAAGGCATGGCGCGAGACGCGCGATGGGTTGGCCGTCGAGGATGCCCTGACCGCCCTCAGCGAGGCCGCCAAGGCCGGGGCCAACATCATGGAACCATCGATCGCCTGCGCCAAGGCCGGAGTGACCACAGGTGAGTGGGCAGCGGTTCTGCGCGACGTGTTTGGCGAATATCGTGCCCCGACCGGGGTCGGCAAGGCCGCCCGTACCGATGGTGATGACCTCACCGATGTCCGCGAGGCCGTCAATGCGGCGTCCAAGAAACTGGGGCGCCGTTTGAAGATCCTTGTCGGCAAGCCCGGTCTTGACGGACACTCCAACGGGGCCGAACAGATTGCCGTCAGGGCACGGGATGCGGGTATGGAGGTGGTCTATCAGGGCATTCGCCTGACGCCTGAGCAGATCGTCAACACCGCGCTGGAGGAAGGCGTCCATGTGGTGGGTCTGTCGATCCTCTCGGGATCGCATCTGGCGCTGGTCGGGGATGTGATGAAGCTGATGAAGGAAGCCGAGCTGGACGATGTGCCGGTGGTTGTCGGTGGCATCATTCCGCCCGCTGACGAAGCGCAGCTCAAAGGCTATGGCGTGGCGGCGGTCTATACGCCGAAGAACTTTCAGATCAACGAGATCATGAAGAATATCGCCGAACTTGTGGCGTGA
- a CDS encoding ATP-binding protein — translation MSLTDLIRASSDPDKTAALIDALHFAASNAMAMVEGGSEIHKPSQQDEISLTRWLSEFEGLAGVLANAHDTRFSLSVDPALEASNPPTPAPVYLHRTLMLLLDNALKYAPGAEITLNASLEQQGPERSALLLSLWDTGPGFGSDTPDLLFEPYHRGAGHDAVDGKGLGLWSARHILSGLGGSITATENQPHGARFDIRLPIENRRETQALPAGSTVQPEQERPPHDEATILIVDDNRTNLLILGELLKALGYLPVAAQTGAEALALLAGTPPDLAIFDIHMEDMSGWELLEHLKAIPGLAALPVLAISADEPPKDIAPFRGWIRRPIQPKGLYALIEGALAEELTA, via the coding sequence GTGTCTCTGACCGACTTGATCCGAGCCTCATCGGATCCGGACAAGACAGCCGCGCTCATTGATGCACTGCATTTCGCGGCCAGCAATGCCATGGCCATGGTCGAGGGCGGATCGGAAATTCACAAGCCTTCGCAACAGGATGAGATCAGCCTGACCCGCTGGCTGTCCGAATTCGAAGGTCTGGCAGGCGTCCTTGCCAATGCCCATGACACCCGGTTTTCCCTGTCGGTTGATCCGGCGCTTGAAGCATCGAATCCGCCGACCCCGGCACCGGTCTATCTGCACCGGACATTGATGCTGCTGCTCGACAACGCGCTCAAATATGCGCCCGGAGCGGAAATAACGCTCAACGCCTCCCTTGAACAGCAGGGCCCGGAACGCTCTGCGCTGCTCCTCAGCCTCTGGGATACCGGACCGGGGTTTGGCAGCGATACCCCTGATCTGCTGTTTGAGCCCTACCATCGTGGTGCGGGCCACGACGCTGTCGACGGCAAGGGACTTGGTCTCTGGAGCGCCCGCCACATTCTCTCCGGTCTGGGAGGCAGCATAACCGCCACAGAAAACCAGCCGCACGGAGCCCGCTTTGACATCCGGCTGCCGATCGAGAACCGGCGCGAAACGCAGGCTCTCCCAGCCGGAAGCACCGTTCAGCCAGAGCAGGAACGCCCCCCCCATGATGAGGCAACGATCCTGATCGTCGATGACAACAGGACCAACCTGCTGATCCTCGGTGAACTGCTCAAGGCGCTGGGCTATCTGCCGGTCGCCGCCCAGACGGGCGCTGAAGCGCTGGCCCTGTTGGCGGGAACGCCTCCGGATCTCGCCATTTTCGACATCCATATGGAAGACATGAGCGGCTGGGAATTGCTTGAGCATCTCAAGGCAATACCAGGACTTGCAGCGCTGCCAGTCCTGGCCATTTCCGCCGATGAGCCACCGAAGGACATCGCCCCGTTCCGCGGCTGGATCCGCAGACCAATCCAGCCCAAAGGGCTTTATGCACTTATTGAAGGGGCTCTTGCGGAAGAATTGACCGCCTGA
- a CDS encoding AEC family transporter, with protein sequence MLDIFNIVFPIFALIAIGYGLIFSGLIPREAGAALSKFVFTVPLPLTMFRSLATANLSEQAPWSLWGAFFLCLFVMFGLGMLVTRTLFGREGSVLAVAGISAGFSNLVLLGIPVISSVFGQDKLVPLVMLLTIHLPIMTLLSSVMVEIYAREPGQPLNFGAILLKVGKGLMRNAIIIGILVGGVWGFLGLPIPHLASAVIDRIVPITVPLALMAMGMSMREYGLQGDILNGLALAIIKTVAFPAMFYLVTATILPLPNEWIAVILLGAASPTGVNAYLLASHFGVGHRLSANAISLSVLVSLVTLPFWISVAHSIMGQ encoded by the coding sequence ATGCTCGATATTTTTAATATTGTCTTTCCCATCTTTGCCCTGATCGCCATCGGCTACGGCCTGATCTTCTCCGGGCTCATCCCGCGGGAAGCGGGCGCGGCCCTTTCGAAGTTCGTCTTCACTGTGCCGCTACCGCTGACCATGTTCCGGTCTCTGGCAACCGCCAATCTTTCAGAGCAGGCCCCCTGGTCCCTGTGGGGTGCCTTTTTCCTCTGCCTGTTTGTCATGTTCGGTCTTGGCATGCTGGTCACGCGCACCCTTTTTGGGAGGGAAGGGAGCGTGTTGGCGGTTGCCGGGATTTCGGCGGGCTTTTCCAATCTGGTGCTGCTGGGCATTCCGGTCATTTCCTCGGTGTTCGGGCAGGACAAGCTTGTGCCACTGGTCATGCTGCTGACAATCCATCTGCCAATCATGACGCTGCTCAGCTCGGTCATGGTCGAGATCTACGCCCGCGAGCCGGGACAGCCGCTCAATTTCGGTGCCATCCTGCTGAAGGTTGGCAAGGGGTTGATGCGCAACGCCATCATCATCGGCATTCTGGTCGGCGGTGTCTGGGGCTTTCTTGGCCTGCCGATCCCGCATCTGGCGTCTGCGGTCATCGACCGGATTGTGCCGATCACCGTGCCTTTGGCGCTGATGGCCATGGGCATGAGCATGCGGGAATACGGCTTGCAGGGCGACATTCTCAATGGTCTGGCGCTGGCAATCATCAAGACAGTGGCCTTTCCGGCGATGTTCTATCTCGTCACGGCCACTATTCTGCCGTTGCCCAATGAGTGGATCGCCGTGATCCTGCTGGGGGCTGCCAGCCCGACGGGCGTCAATGCCTATCTGCTGGCCAGCCATTTCGGCGTCGGGCATCGGCTGTCAGCCAACGCGATTTCCCTGTCGGTGCTGGTCTCTCTGGTGACCTTGCCGTTCTGGATCTCGGTGGCCCATTCGATCATGGGTCAATAG
- the gluQRS gene encoding tRNA glutamyl-Q(34) synthetase GluQRS, giving the protein MQTTFRFAPSPNGALHLGHALSALLNFEAARRTGGRFLLRIEDIDTVRCTDDKVAQMLDDLDWLGIHWEEPVMRQSSRFAVYAGQLEALKRQGLAYPSTASRKDIQTAVTNRQNETGKDWPRDPDGAFLYPRTMLSEKESDKGDVAWRLDMQKALQQHTAPLIWQENGPLSPCHPHRASIDAIPEVWGDVILARKDCPTSYHLSVVIDDAAQGITHIVRGQDLYAATSLHRLLQTMLALPAPVYHHHRLLTDIGGQKLAKSRQSLSLKALRQDGVTPNQIRSLIRWSDADLEAFASKEPAAIDP; this is encoded by the coding sequence ATGCAAACAACCTTCCGCTTTGCCCCCAGCCCCAATGGCGCCCTGCATCTGGGTCATGCCCTGTCAGCCCTCCTCAATTTCGAGGCGGCGAGACGGACTGGTGGACGCTTCCTGCTGCGTATCGAGGATATCGACACCGTCCGCTGCACCGATGACAAGGTTGCGCAGATGCTGGATGATCTTGATTGGCTCGGCATCCACTGGGAAGAACCAGTCATGCGGCAATCAAGCCGCTTTGCCGTTTATGCCGGACAGCTTGAAGCCCTGAAGCGGCAGGGGCTCGCCTATCCTTCCACCGCGAGCCGCAAGGACATCCAAACCGCCGTTACCAACAGGCAGAACGAAACCGGCAAGGACTGGCCTCGCGATCCGGACGGCGCATTTCTCTATCCACGCACGATGCTGTCGGAAAAGGAAAGCGACAAGGGCGACGTGGCATGGCGGCTCGACATGCAAAAAGCCCTGCAACAGCACACCGCCCCCCTCATCTGGCAGGAGAACGGCCCGCTCTCCCCGTGCCATCCGCATCGTGCCAGCATCGACGCCATACCGGAGGTCTGGGGCGATGTCATTCTGGCGCGCAAGGACTGCCCGACCAGCTACCATCTGTCGGTGGTGATTGATGATGCCGCCCAGGGGATCACACACATTGTCCGTGGTCAGGACCTTTACGCAGCGACCAGCCTGCACCGTCTGTTGCAGACCATGCTGGCTCTGCCCGCACCGGTCTATCATCATCACAGGTTGTTGACCGATATCGGCGGGCAGAAACTGGCCAAATCCCGCCAGAGCCTCAGCCTGAAGGCACTGAGGCAAGACGGCGTCACCCCGAACCAGATCAGAAGCCTGATCCGCTGGAGCGACGCCGATCTTGAAGCCTTCGCATCGAAGGAGCCGGCCGCTATTGACCCATGA
- a CDS encoding DNA-3-methyladenine glycosylase 2 family protein codes for MTCLHSQKDLDASLARLVVLDPRLSGLVAPCGAIALRRQPAGLEGLLQIILAQQVSVASARAIWQKFTARFPRCDTRLLMEASEEDLRVCTLSRPKIRTVMRIMAAIRDGFDLDGLADDEPEVIRRALIALHGVGPWTADVYLLFCLGRADVFPAGDLALQAAVADALGLDGRPAEKQLATMAEELWAPERGAAAHLFWAHYRVMKKGREGIL; via the coding sequence TTGACCTGTTTGCATAGCCAGAAAGACCTTGATGCCTCGCTCGCGCGGCTCGTTGTGCTTGACCCTCGCCTTTCCGGGCTGGTGGCCCCCTGCGGAGCGATCGCCTTGCGGCGGCAGCCGGCAGGGCTTGAGGGGCTGTTGCAGATCATTCTGGCGCAGCAGGTCTCTGTGGCATCGGCGCGGGCCATCTGGCAGAAATTCACCGCCCGGTTTCCCCGCTGCGATACCCGTCTGTTGATGGAGGCGAGCGAAGAGGATTTGCGCGTCTGCACCCTTTCCCGCCCGAAAATCAGGACCGTGATGCGGATCATGGCTGCGATCAGGGACGGATTTGACCTTGATGGTCTGGCTGACGATGAGCCGGAAGTCATCCGTCGGGCCCTCATCGCCCTGCATGGCGTTGGTCCATGGACCGCGGATGTCTATCTGCTGTTCTGCCTCGGGCGGGCCGATGTGTTTCCCGCTGGCGACCTTGCCCTGCAGGCGGCTGTTGCCGATGCTCTGGGGCTTGATGGTCGTCCTGCAGAAAAGCAGCTGGCCACGATGGCTGAGGAGCTCTGGGCACCGGAACGCGGCGCGGCGGCGCATCTGTTCTGGGCGCATTATCGCGTCATGAAAAAAGGGCGCGAAGGCATTCTCTAG